The Euphorbia lathyris chromosome 8, ddEupLath1.1, whole genome shotgun sequence genome has a window encoding:
- the LOC136203740 gene encoding lon protease homolog 2, peroxisomal-like isoform X2 has product MQMQLVVSLEMNSREAQLISKTRTGNCSHMLAAAQEISLLEGQDVHIHFPVGIVPKDGPSASVTLVTALVSLSSKKRVRADTTMTGEMTLKGLVLPVCGIKDKATVRLVIQRYTREAGVQNLEKNLAALARVAAVRFAKLEQVPLSKDMDRLAPPFLENRLADGAEVEMEVSSPLVVDEDMLEKVLGVGCMVCPLDGPVWIGLPMAPAAMVFRFATGRYTYYIMAV; this is encoded by the exons ATGCAAATGCAGCTTGTGGTCAGCTTAGAAATGAATTCCAGAGAAGCCCAGCTTATATCCAAAACTAGAACAGGAAATTGTAGTCACATGTTGGCAGCTGCTCAAGAGATCAGTCTCCTTGAGGGCCAGGATGTTCATATACATTTCCCTGTTGGGATTGTACCCAAGGATGGACCTTCTGCTAGTGTGACACTTGTAACAGCTCTTGTTTCACTGTCCAGTAAAAAAAGAGTAAGAGCAGATACAACGATGACTGGAGAGATGACTTTGAAGGGCCTTGTACTTCCTGTTTGTGGTATTAAGGATAAG GCTACGGTTAGACTTGTCATCCAAAGGTATACTAGGGAGGCTGGTGTCCAGAACCTGGAGAAGAACTTAGCTGCATTGGCTCGTGTTGCTGCTGTAAGATTTGCAAAACTGGAACAAGTCCCATTGAGCAAAGATATGGACCGGCTGGCTCCACCATTTTTGGAGAATAGACTTGCTGATGGAGCTGAAGTGGAAATGGAAGTTTCCTCACCTTTGGTTGTGGATGAGGATATGCTCGAGAAAGTACTTGGG GTGGGATGTATGGTATGCCCCCTTGATGGACCGGTATGGATTGGATTGCCAATGGCCCCTGCTGCCATG GTCTTCCGCTTTGCAACGGGACGCTATACGTACTATATCATGGCAGTATGA
- the LOC136203740 gene encoding lon protease homolog 2, peroxisomal-like isoform X1 — MQMQLVVSLEMNSREAQLISKTRTGNCSHMLAAAQEISLLEGQDVHIHFPVGIVPKDGPSASVTLVTALVSLSSKKRVRADTTMTGEMTLKGLVLPVCGIKDKKATVRLVIQRYTREAGVQNLEKNLAALARVAAVRFAKLEQVPLSKDMDRLAPPFLENRLADGAEVEMEVSSPLVVDEDMLEKVLGVGCMVCPLDGPVWIGLPMAPAAMVFRFATGRYTYYIMAV; from the exons ATGCAAATGCAGCTTGTGGTCAGCTTAGAAATGAATTCCAGAGAAGCCCAGCTTATATCCAAAACTAGAACAGGAAATTGTAGTCACATGTTGGCAGCTGCTCAAGAGATCAGTCTCCTTGAGGGCCAGGATGTTCATATACATTTCCCTGTTGGGATTGTACCCAAGGATGGACCTTCTGCTAGTGTGACACTTGTAACAGCTCTTGTTTCACTGTCCAGTAAAAAAAGAGTAAGAGCAGATACAACGATGACTGGAGAGATGACTTTGAAGGGCCTTGTACTTCCTGTTTGTGGTATTAAGGATAAG AAGGCTACGGTTAGACTTGTCATCCAAAGGTATACTAGGGAGGCTGGTGTCCAGAACCTGGAGAAGAACTTAGCTGCATTGGCTCGTGTTGCTGCTGTAAGATTTGCAAAACTGGAACAAGTCCCATTGAGCAAAGATATGGACCGGCTGGCTCCACCATTTTTGGAGAATAGACTTGCTGATGGAGCTGAAGTGGAAATGGAAGTTTCCTCACCTTTGGTTGTGGATGAGGATATGCTCGAGAAAGTACTTGGG GTGGGATGTATGGTATGCCCCCTTGATGGACCGGTATGGATTGGATTGCCAATGGCCCCTGCTGCCATG GTCTTCCGCTTTGCAACGGGACGCTATACGTACTATATCATGGCAGTATGA